From the Manis javanica isolate MJ-LG chromosome 11, MJ_LKY, whole genome shotgun sequence genome, one window contains:
- the LRRC55 gene encoding leucine-rich repeat-containing protein 55 translates to MDAAPAPMGSLKHRCCQLPMMGDTWSQLPWPGPPRPVVLLVSLLLAAGVMHSDAGTSCPVLCTCHNQVVDCSSQRLFSVPPDLPMDTRNLSLAHNRIAALPPGYLTCYVELWVLDLRNNSLLGLPPGLFLHAKRLAHLDLSYNNLSHVPADMFREAHGLVHIDLSHNPWLRRVHPQAFQGLVQLRDLDLSFGGLAFLSLEALEGLPGLVTLQIGGNPWVCGCAMEPLLKWLRNRIQRCTADSQMAECRGPPEVEGAPLFSLTEESFKACHLTLTLDDYLFIAFVGFVVSIASVATNFLLGITANCCHRWSKASEEEEI, encoded by the exons ATGGACGCAGCCCCAGCCCCGATGGGCTCCCTTAAGCACCGCTGCTGCCAGTTGCCTATGATGGGTGACACCTGGTCCCAGCTGCCCTGGCCTGGGCCTCCCCGCCCAGTAGTGCTGCTGGTCTCCCTCCTTTTGGCAGCCGGGGTGATGCACTCAGATGCCGGCACCAGCTGCCCGGTCCTCTGCACATGCCATAACCAGGTGGTGGACTGCAGCAGCCAACGGCTTTTCTCGGTGCCCCCAGACCTGCCAATGGACACACGTAACCTCAGCCTGGCCCACAACCGCATAGCAGCCCTGCCGCCCGGCTACCTCACGTGCTACGTGGAGCTCTGGGTGCTGGATTTGCGCAACAACTCCTTGCTGGGGCTGCCCCCGGGCCTCTTCCTCCACGCCAAGCGCCTGGCACACCTGGACCTGAGCTACAACAACCTCAGTCACGTGCCAGCCGACATGTTCCGAGAAGCCCATGGCCTCGTGCACATTGACCTGAGCCACAACCCGTGGCTGCGGAGAGTGCACCCCCAGGCCTTCCAGGGCCTGGTGCAGCTCCGTGACCTGGACCTCAGCTTCGGTGGCCTGGCTTTCCTCAGCCTCGAGGCACTCGAGGGCCTTCCGGGACTGGTGACCCTGCAGATCGGCGGCAACCCCTGGGTGTGCGGCTGCGCCATGGAGCCCCTGCTGAAGTGGCTGCGGAACCGGATCCAGCGCTGCACCGCAG ATTCTCAGATGGCTGAGTGCCGGGGCCCCCCTGAAGTTGAGGGTGCCCCACTCTTCTCCCTCACTGAGGAGAGCTTCAAGGCCTGCcacctgaccctgaccctggATGATTACCTCTTCATCGCGTTTGTGGGCTTTGTGGTCTCCATCGCCTCCGTGGCCACCAACTTCCTCCTAGGCATCACAGCCAACTGCTGCCACCGCTGGAGCAAGGCCAGCGAAGAGGAAGAGATATGA